One region of Bacillus pumilus genomic DNA includes:
- a CDS encoding lysophospholipid acyltransferase family protein, which yields MKESDKSRSFRRLFSLYLERYLLHKHFRCVMMKGSVDPKENLPVLYLANHSSWWDGLIIFLLTEKASELDHYMMMEEKQLKQYAFFRKLGAFPVHKENLRSVKQALMTAKENMQDGGAVWLFPQGKIMHQDVRPLELEGGASFLVRQFEQVVVKPVTLQYTFNQYQKPIVSVVFGDDAIVSGSSLRSKDMTRMLGDLLETQLNRHQAQVIADPDFSINEEFKQITRTSQSTSDAFDSFKKWVRTWHSS from the coding sequence TTGAAAGAAAGCGACAAAAGCCGATCGTTTAGACGTCTATTTTCACTTTATCTAGAGCGATATTTGCTCCATAAGCATTTCCGCTGTGTGATGATGAAAGGCTCGGTGGACCCGAAGGAAAACCTGCCTGTTCTTTATCTCGCCAATCATAGCTCATGGTGGGATGGACTGATCATTTTTCTTTTAACAGAAAAGGCGTCTGAACTTGATCACTACATGATGATGGAAGAGAAGCAGCTGAAGCAATATGCTTTTTTCCGTAAGCTTGGGGCGTTTCCGGTTCATAAAGAGAACCTGAGAAGCGTGAAACAAGCTTTAATGACAGCAAAAGAGAACATGCAGGACGGCGGAGCGGTATGGCTTTTTCCACAGGGGAAAATTATGCATCAGGACGTGAGACCGCTTGAACTGGAAGGCGGGGCTTCTTTTTTAGTGAGGCAATTTGAGCAAGTCGTGGTGAAGCCTGTAACCTTGCAGTATACATTTAATCAATATCAAAAGCCGATAGTTTCTGTTGTGTTCGGTGATGATGCCATCGTATCTGGAAGCTCCCTGCGAAGCAAGGATATGACGCGTATGCTTGGCGATCTGCTTGAAACGCAGTTAAACAGGCATCAAGCACAGGTCATTGCGGATCCTGATTTTTCAATAAACGAAGAATTTAAACAGATCACAAGGACAAGTCAGTCAACAAGTGATGCGTTTGATTCTTTTAAAAAGTGGGTGAGAACATGGCACTCTTCTTAA
- a CDS encoding carotenoid biosynthesis protein, translating to MYRLSWVFIGWYLVGLILMVFFEVPAWLQFANGIFLVLYACCVIEIGRQIYGSWGFVIKRAVIVGVLTFTVEWVGITTGFPFGAYDYYPTLGFLVAGVPLTIAFAWVGVFLNSLFLSSQQSKWRRAVETGIWIVLLDLILDPVAAERKFWVWYDGGGFYGIPFENFVSWGMIGAGLSFLFPLVSIDQKTLSWTSRIYQAMVFFFGLLALKGGLDVIFYLALIIVILCEGRVRFERKRQKPIV from the coding sequence GTGTATAGATTGAGTTGGGTATTTATTGGATGGTATTTAGTAGGTCTGATCTTAATGGTCTTTTTTGAAGTGCCAGCATGGCTTCAGTTTGCAAACGGAATCTTTCTTGTGCTGTATGCTTGCTGCGTCATAGAGATTGGGCGACAGATTTATGGCTCATGGGGATTTGTCATCAAAAGGGCAGTCATTGTCGGGGTGCTTACATTTACGGTGGAGTGGGTAGGGATCACAACGGGGTTCCCATTTGGGGCCTATGACTATTATCCGACGCTAGGTTTTCTAGTGGCGGGGGTGCCGTTAACCATTGCATTTGCTTGGGTTGGCGTGTTTTTAAACAGCCTTTTTTTATCCAGTCAGCAGTCAAAGTGGAGACGAGCCGTCGAAACGGGGATATGGATTGTGTTGCTTGACCTCATATTAGATCCAGTAGCAGCTGAGCGGAAGTTTTGGGTGTGGTATGACGGCGGTGGGTTTTATGGTATTCCTTTTGAGAATTTTGTGAGCTGGGGTATGATTGGAGCAGGACTTTCATTTCTTTTCCCGCTTGTCTCAATTGATCAAAAGACACTCAGCTGGACGAGTCGTATTTATCAGGCGATGGTGTTCTTTTTTGGTCTTTTGGCATTAAAGGGCGGACTCGATGTCATTTTTTATTTAGCACTGATCATTGTCATTTTGTGTGAAGGAAGGGTTCGATTTGAAAGAAAGCGACAAAAGCCGATCGTTTAG
- a CDS encoding ABC transporter permease, with protein sequence MEKRITRIYQLIIFASFFSLWELASHFRFIDPLIFSSPSAVCQLFVQKIQDGSLMNHMSITLFETVLGFLLGTFCGILLAAALWWSTRLANVLDPYLVILNAMPKVALAPILIVALGPGMISIVAMGAIISVIITTIVIYTAFQEVDENYLKVMKTFGAKKSVVFREVILPASIPTMISAIKVNVGLSWVGVIVGEFLVSSKGLGYMIIYGFQVFNFTLVFLSLFIIAVFATIMYQLVEWLERRFLQK encoded by the coding sequence ATGGAAAAACGGATCACACGTATCTATCAGCTCATCATATTCGCCAGCTTCTTTTCGCTTTGGGAGCTTGCCAGTCATTTCAGGTTCATTGATCCGCTTATTTTCAGTTCACCATCTGCGGTCTGCCAATTGTTTGTGCAAAAAATTCAAGATGGTTCTTTAATGAATCATATGAGTATTACATTATTTGAAACGGTGCTCGGTTTTCTACTTGGTACCTTTTGCGGCATTTTGCTCGCTGCCGCCTTATGGTGGTCCACCCGATTAGCAAACGTTCTTGATCCTTATTTAGTCATTTTAAATGCCATGCCGAAAGTTGCCCTCGCCCCCATTTTAATTGTTGCCCTTGGACCTGGTATGATCAGCATCGTCGCCATGGGTGCGATCATTAGTGTGATCATTACGACGATCGTCATTTACACTGCCTTTCAAGAGGTCGATGAGAATTATTTAAAGGTGATGAAAACCTTTGGCGCGAAAAAAAGCGTCGTCTTTCGTGAGGTCATTTTGCCAGCTAGTATTCCAACGATGATTTCTGCCATCAAAGTGAATGTTGGTCTTTCTTGGGTTGGGGTCATTGTAGGGGAATTTCTTGTATCCTCAAAAGGGCTCGGCTACATGATCATTTACGGTTTTCAAGTCTTCAACTTTACACTCGTGTTCTTAAGTCTTTTCATTATTGCTGTGTTTGCGACCATCATGTACCAGCTTGTGGAATGGCTCGAACGCCGTTTTCTCCAAAAATAA
- a CDS encoding ABC transporter substrate-binding protein — MNRSIKVRLAFIVVVLLFIPFVACKKEQEQTVQVAEVTHSVFYAPLYVALSEDFFKEEGLEVELKTTWGGDKTMTALLSGGADIALTGSESSIYVEAQDTKDSVINFAQLTQTDGTFLVSREKVNQFSWDQLKGKDFLGQRKGGMPQMVGEYVLKKEGIDVKKDLRMIQNIDFANISGAFSSGTGDFVQLFEPTASLLEKEGKGYITASFGEASGKVPYTTFMAKKSYLEENKETAEAFTRAIYKAQKWVEAKQPEEIAKAIQAHFPDTDLDVLSTAIKRYKQQDSYATDPLLNEEEWNKLQEIMKESGELPEFIPYKQLVDSSIAKKVTDHK, encoded by the coding sequence TTGAATCGTTCCATCAAAGTCAGACTGGCATTCATCGTCGTCGTCCTGCTCTTTATTCCATTTGTCGCCTGTAAAAAAGAACAGGAGCAGACCGTACAAGTAGCCGAGGTGACCCATTCGGTCTTTTATGCTCCGCTATATGTCGCCTTATCAGAGGATTTCTTCAAAGAAGAAGGCCTGGAGGTTGAACTAAAAACCACTTGGGGCGGCGATAAAACGATGACAGCTCTCTTATCAGGCGGTGCTGATATCGCCCTGACCGGGTCTGAATCCTCTATCTATGTAGAGGCTCAAGACACAAAGGATTCTGTCATAAACTTTGCACAGCTGACGCAAACAGACGGCACATTTCTTGTTTCAAGGGAGAAAGTAAACCAATTCTCTTGGGATCAATTAAAAGGTAAAGATTTCTTAGGACAGCGGAAAGGCGGCATGCCGCAAATGGTCGGTGAATATGTCTTGAAAAAAGAAGGCATTGATGTAAAAAAGGATCTTCGTATGATTCAAAATATTGATTTTGCCAACATTTCAGGTGCATTCTCCTCTGGAACTGGCGATTTTGTACAGTTATTCGAACCGACCGCTTCCTTACTCGAAAAAGAAGGTAAAGGGTACATTACCGCCTCCTTTGGAGAAGCTTCTGGCAAGGTGCCATATACCACCTTCATGGCAAAGAAGAGTTACTTAGAGGAAAACAAAGAGACCGCTGAAGCCTTCACCCGAGCCATTTACAAAGCGCAGAAATGGGTAGAAGCCAAGCAGCCTGAGGAGATTGCAAAGGCCATTCAAGCTCATTTTCCTGATACAGACCTTGATGTCTTATCAACTGCCATCAAACGCTACAAACAGCAAGATTCCTATGCAACAGATCCCCTTCTAAATGAAGAAGAATGGAACAAATTGCAGGAAATCATGAAGGAGAGCGGTGAATTGCCGGAATTTATTCCGTACAAACAACTTGTCGATTCATCCATTGCAAAGAAGGTCACAGATCACAAATAG
- a CDS encoding ABC transporter ATP-binding protein, with protein MSFLQIDHVTHTYFSLKEKTTAIQLINMEIDQGEFISFIGPSGCGKTTLLSIIAGITPPSEGRILIEGKEPNQQEHQIGYMLQQDYLFPWKTIKENVILGLKIAKQDSHEATSAALDLLPKLGLPEVEEKYPKELSGGMRQRAALARTLAVDPGLLLLDEPFSALDYQTKLTLEDLVFHTLKDYQKTAVLVTHDIGEAIAMSDRIFLFSKHPGSIQRIFTVPDDIRALSPFEARQTPHFQELFQTIWKELKTVETQ; from the coding sequence ATGTCTTTCCTTCAAATTGACCATGTGACCCATACGTACTTCTCTTTAAAAGAAAAAACAACAGCTATACAGCTCATCAATATGGAGATAGACCAAGGTGAATTCATCTCATTTATTGGTCCCAGCGGCTGCGGAAAAACCACCTTGCTGTCTATCATCGCAGGAATTACGCCGCCCTCTGAAGGTCGAATTTTAATCGAAGGAAAAGAACCAAATCAACAGGAGCATCAAATCGGCTATATGCTCCAGCAAGATTATTTGTTTCCTTGGAAGACCATCAAGGAAAATGTCATTCTCGGGTTAAAAATTGCGAAACAAGATTCGCATGAGGCCACCTCAGCTGCACTTGATTTACTGCCAAAGCTTGGACTGCCTGAAGTCGAGGAAAAATATCCGAAGGAGCTGTCTGGCGGAATGAGGCAGCGTGCGGCTCTCGCCCGAACACTTGCAGTTGATCCCGGTCTGCTTTTACTAGATGAGCCATTTTCAGCGCTAGACTACCAAACAAAACTCACATTAGAAGATCTCGTCTTTCACACATTAAAAGACTATCAAAAAACAGCAGTCCTTGTGACACATGACATTGGCGAAGCCATTGCGATGAGTGACCGCATTTTCTTATTCTCAAAGCATCCAGGCTCTATCCAGCGAATCTTTACCGTTCCAGACGACATAAGGGCTCTCTCTCCATTTGAAGCGAGACAGACCCCGCATTTCCAAGAGCTCTTTCAAACGATTTGGAAGGAGCTGAAAACAGTTGAAACACAGTGA
- a CDS encoding glycosyltransferase, producing MALFLTVISVLLLCQFLFTIWNMKQFPVLKPASFSSDEPISLSILIPARNEEKRIEACLQSIVNQRLYPKEVIVLDDHSTDQTRAIVERFSQTYPWIRVQSGRPLKPGWLGKSYACSQLAEVAASDWLLFLDADVRLKRGAIEAVYEQLCAQKTGMLSGFPEQKTGTFFEHLVVPMMMFTIGCHLPVKWVRKSKNPAFAAAHGGFIAIEKSCYHNIGGHEAIKDSLVDDMALARRVKEQGLPFTLASIHPFVYMRMYESGQEVWKGYRKNLFPGVNRSIALLSSVFCLYTLLYLAPIICLIMALLQLDVLSICLAILCYGLGVSIKAAIDIENGRTSAMAFLLPISILSLIAIGLASMKIGLKKEGYEWKGRRYE from the coding sequence ATGGCACTCTTCTTAACTGTAATCAGTGTGCTGTTGCTTTGTCAGTTTCTATTCACCATATGGAATATGAAGCAGTTTCCCGTGTTAAAGCCCGCTTCCTTTTCATCAGATGAACCCATTTCGTTATCGATACTGATTCCGGCTAGAAATGAGGAGAAACGGATAGAAGCCTGTCTTCAGTCGATCGTTAATCAACGTCTTTATCCGAAAGAGGTGATTGTACTTGATGATCATTCGACCGATCAGACAAGAGCGATTGTGGAGCGCTTCTCACAAACATATCCATGGATTCGTGTGCAGTCAGGCCGGCCGTTAAAGCCAGGCTGGCTAGGAAAATCATACGCCTGTTCTCAGCTCGCTGAGGTGGCGGCTTCTGATTGGCTGTTATTTTTAGATGCGGATGTCCGGTTGAAACGGGGAGCAATTGAAGCTGTGTACGAGCAGTTATGCGCGCAAAAAACGGGCATGCTGTCAGGCTTCCCAGAGCAAAAAACAGGCACTTTCTTTGAGCATCTTGTCGTTCCCATGATGATGTTTACCATTGGCTGTCATCTACCTGTGAAGTGGGTCAGAAAATCAAAGAATCCGGCTTTTGCCGCCGCGCATGGAGGCTTTATTGCCATTGAAAAGAGTTGCTATCACAATATCGGCGGGCATGAAGCGATTAAGGATTCGCTAGTGGATGATATGGCATTGGCTAGACGGGTGAAGGAACAAGGCTTACCGTTCACACTAGCAAGCATTCATCCATTTGTGTATATGAGAATGTATGAGAGTGGACAAGAGGTTTGGAAAGGCTACCGGAAAAATTTGTTTCCAGGTGTCAATCGAAGCATTGCTTTGTTAAGCAGTGTCTTTTGTTTATACACCCTGCTTTATTTGGCTCCAATCATTTGCTTGATAATGGCTTTGCTGCAGCTGGATGTGCTTAGTATATGCTTAGCGATTCTTTGCTACGGACTGGGTGTGTCGATCAAAGCGGCAATTGATATTGAGAACGGAAGAACATCTGCAATGGCCTTTTTATTACCGATCAGCATTTTAAGTCTGATCGCCATTGGCCTTGCTTCTATGAAAATCGGGCTGAAAAAAGAAGGGTATGAATGGAAAGGGAGAAGGTACGAATGA